From a region of the Saccharomyces paradoxus chromosome IV, complete sequence genome:
- the GRX6 gene encoding glutathione-disulfide reductase GRX6 (Cis-golgi localized monothiol glutaredoxin, binds Fe-S cluster~similar to YDL010W): MIPSNKRNARILSITMLLLLLVFFVAQNANFLTVETKGETSKIFSSNMNNIAVGSSREYAAMPTSTMNKGSSEVDEEINEIKQKVGLQQPIASVDDSLSAIKSDKGSGIPKAFIVQKEYSLILDLSPVIIFSKSTCSYSKGMKELLENEYQFIPNYYIIELDKHGHGEELQEYIKLMTGRGTVPNLLINGISRGGNEEIKKLHTQGKLLESLQVWSDGKFSVEQREKPSNN, encoded by the coding sequence ATGATACCCTCCAACAAGAGAAATGCTAGAATTTTAAGCATTACGATGCTGCTATTGTTGTTAGTGTTTTTTGTAGCGCAAAATGCGAACTTCTTGACGGTAGAGACAAAAGGGGAAACTTCTAAAATATTTAGTTCTAATATGAACAATATTGCTGTAGGATCTTCTAGGGAATATGCTGCTATGCCGACTTCTACCATGAATAAGGGGAGTTCTGAAgtggatgaagaaattaatgaaataaaaCAGAAGGTGGGACTCCAGCAGCCCATAGCATCGGTTGATGATAGTTTGTCAGCCATCAAAAGCGATAAAGGTTCAGGAATACCCAAAGCTTTTATTGTCCAAAAAGAATACTCTCTCATACTAGACTTGTCTCCAGTTATAATATTCAGTAAAAGCACGTGCTCATATAGTAAGGGCATGAAGGAACTGCTTGAGAATGAGTATCAATTCATCCCAAACTACTATATCATAGAGCTCGACAAACATGGACATGGGGAAGAGCTGCAAGAATATATCAAGTTGATGACCGGTAGAGGAACTGTTCCAAACCTTTTGATTAATGGAATATCAAGAGGAGgcaatgaagaaatcaaaaaactGCACACTCAAGGAAAACTTCTAGAATCATTACAAGTGTGGAGTGATGGTAAATTCTCTGTTGAGCAACGTGAAAAGCCTTCCaataattga